One stretch of Erpetoichthys calabaricus chromosome 14, fErpCal1.3, whole genome shotgun sequence DNA includes these proteins:
- the LOC114664820 gene encoding E3 ubiquitin-protein ligase RNF19B-like, which yields MAGSIISSYNPHERDCTNLEIQVDIETKPSHLRLASGSSIEDLTQTRPLLAMALNAGFELGDAGSAGGMDHGKDCSIHQPGDVTLAQPESIRSDLETSDTQSDDIPDLTSDECDVTYPRACWNTLPRAPKMCTPTLDCHSLHNSENSILYR from the coding sequence aGACTGCACTAATCTGGAAATTCAAGTGGATATTGAGACAAAACCAAGCCATTTGCGGTTGGCTAGTGGAAGTAGCATTGAAGATCTGACACAGACCCGCCCATTACTTGCCATGGCTCTTAATGCAGGATTTGAACTAGGAGATGCTGGTTCTGCAGGAGGAATGGATCATGGCAAAGATTGCTCTATCCACCAACCTGGAGATGTTACTTTAGCACAACCTGAGAGCATCCGCAGTGACCTAGAGACCTCGGATACTCAATCAGATGATATTCCAGATCTTACTTCAGATGAATGTGATGTGACTTATCCCAGAGCATGCTGGAATACACTTCCCAGAGCACCTAAAATGTGCACCCCGACTCTGGACTGTCACAGTCTGCACAACTCTGAAAACAGTATTCTTTATCGGTGA